Genomic segment of Cytobacillus suaedae:
CAGCATTATGATGGGCTTGATATCGATCAATTAATGTATCAAGATGTTCCATTTCATCACTATACTCAACGATTGTTGAGATCAGTGGAAACAGGTGATACCAATCCTTTTGTGCTCGTTCATCATCAAGTTTATTATATTGAACAAATCGTTCAATAACTGATTTTTTATTGAATTCTAACTCTCCATGGAGATCCTCTGGATGAGGCTTGGTTTTACGGATGTACTTTAAAAGCACTTGTTCGTGAAAATACAATAAGTCGTTCAACTCTTCAATGATTAATTGTTGTAGATCATCTGGCATACTCTTTAATTCATTTTCAAGCCTATGCAACTTTTTTAAAGTATGAAGAGCTTTGTTGGTTGTTTTAATCATCTGGCGGTAAATAACTAATTTACGTGCTTTCACATATTTGTTCTTTTTTAAATAGTTTCGTTCTTCCTTATATAAGACGTAAAATTGCTCTACTTTTTGCATGCCGTCTTTGATTTTATCAATATCTGACTTTAAGACGCCAAATTCAGAAGCGTTTCGTGTGTTCATTCTAATCCATTTTAATATCTCTTCGGTTTGATCAACAATTTTATAATAGAGCTTCTTTTCATGCTTCGGTGGCATAAAGAACAAATTCACCACGAAAGCAGATAAGATTCCGAGCATAATCGTTGAAAACCTGAGCGCAGCAAAGGATAAAAACTCCTCTCCAGGATTCTGCATGATGGCGATAACAGTAACCACAGCAACTGGTATGGTAGTTTCAATTTTAAGCTTAATGGTAATAGCGATGACCAGGATGGATGTTAATCCAATGATAAACGGGTCATTACCAAATAATAAGACGGAGAATATCGCTAAAGCAGCACCGATAACATTTGCTTGAAATTGTTCAATAACTGATATAACTGATCGATAGATGGACGGTTGAATTGCAAAGATGGCAGCAATTCCAGCGAATACGGGTGCTGATAAGTTCAACAAGTCAGCCAGCACTAGTGCTAAAGTGATGGCTATTCCCGTTTTAAAAATGCGGGCACCAAGTTTCATTATGTACAAACCTTCCTTTGTAAAAGTACCTATATGATAGTATCTAGCCTATTATAAAATGTTTAAACAGTAAAGTCCTAATTGATTTGTCTCATCTGAAAAAAGTTATAAATAGTATATGGGGTGTTATTCGCTAGAATCCACTTCGCTTTCCGCGGGGCAGGCGGTGAGCCTCCTCGGCGCGCAGCGCCTGTGGGGTCTCACCTGTCCTGCTACTCCCGCAGGAGTCTTAGTGGATTCTAGCGAATAACGTCTACTCTGAACATAGGATTATTGAATAGAAAGAGCACTCGTGGTTGAGTGCTCTTTTCATCTAATTTATTCAGTTGAAACAGCTGGGTCAGCCTGCTCTTTAGTAGGGTTGATCTGGAAAAAGTGTTCTACTGGGTTATCAAGTAACTTCCTTAATTTCTCTGCTTCTTCGATCTGCCTATTTAGTACAAGTCCATCAATGTACTTTGTAAGCAGTTCTGCAACATCCTTTTTCCCTTTTTCAGAAAGGGTAGCAATGGAAACTTTAGCTCCCTTAGCGATACGTCTCTCAATCGCTGCTTTTGTTAAGCCCATTTCTGGTTGGTGGCGTAGATAAACGACTCCACCTGTCATTCCAGCGCAAATCCAAGGACCAGGATCTCCAAGTACAAGACCACGACCGTTCGTCATGTACTCAAACGCAAAGCCTTTAATGTTCGCGTGAACACCAATATTGCCATGTTCATTCTCATCAATTGGCTTCGTGACTTGACCACCAATAATCATATCCGCACCAGATAGACGAATTCCAGCACGTGCATCCGCATTACCTTGAACTAAGAGAGTACCACTCTGTGCACCATAGCCAAAGCCTTTTCCGACCGAGCCATTATAGAACTGGCCATCCTTGCCTTTTGATTTAAAAATAAGGATGTTTCCGCCGAAGGCAGTTTTACCGATCCCATCTTGGGCACCACCTTGGACGTGGATATTAATACCACTACTATTATAAGCTCCTAATCCGTTACCAGGGATGGAACCTTCGGTGTAGTTCAACGTGATGTCAGGTAGATTTCGGTATGAACCATCTAATCTTCCGCGTACACGGTGGCAAGATACGCGACTTCCAAGAACTCTTTGCTCTGAAGTAACAGTAGCGAATTCTCTAGAAGAATGAAGTTCCTCGATGTTGTTATCTAAATACTCAGCACCAACAGCAACTAGTAATTGTTTTTCTTCTGCACTTGCTGCCACTTCTTTATAAGGCAATTGCTCAATTTCAAGAGGCTTTAAGAGTTCAGTTAAATCCATTGAGTCAAGTCCTCGAACTTGCTCTAATAAATCGGAACGTCCAACAATGCTTTGTAGATTATCAACGCCTAATGAAGCGGTTAACGCTTTTAGCTCATTTCCAAAGGCACCAAACAAGTTAACTAAGCCCTGAACAGCGTTATCAAGTTGGCGAGGTACGAAGCGGCGTAACCCATGCTCTTTCGCTTGTGCCTCAGATTCAATTTGTGTCGCAATCCCAACATGACATGTATCAAGGTGACAGCCACGGCAGGTCGTACAACCAATAGCAATCATTGATAAAGTACCAAAACCAACGCGGTTCGCTCCAAGCAGCATAACCTTCATAACATCAAGCGCGCTTTTGATACCACCGTCTGCCCAAAGCTCAACATTTTGACGCAAGCCGGCTTCAAGTAATGCATTATGAGCAGCTTTTACACCGATTTCAACAGGTAGACCAACATGTTGTAGTGCGTGAATACGTGCAGCTCCTGTACCACCGTCAAAGCCACTTAGTGTAATAACATCTGCTCCAGCTTTAGCTATACCTACAGCAATTGTTCCGATATTCGGTACCACAGGAACCTTTACAGACACTCTTGCTTGATCATTGGCTGTTTTTAACTCAGCAATCATTTGAGCCAAGTCTTCGATTGAATATATATCATGGTTGTTAGATGGAGAGATTAAATCTGAACCAATGGTCGCATTACGAGCTTCTGCAATTTTAGCAGTAACCTTTGAACCGGGTAGATGTCCACCTTCACCAGGCTTAGCACCTTGACCAATTTTTATTTCTAATAGATTAGAAGAATTTAAGAGCTCCGCGTTTACACCGAAACGACCAGACGCAACCTGTTGTCCTCTTGTGCGAGGATACTTCCCAAGCATATCCTTAATTTCTCCGCCTTCACCATTTAGACTGATCATGTTTAGGCGTTCTGCACCCTCAGCATAAGCACGGAAAGCTATTTCATTTTGAGAACCAAAGGACATGGATGAAATGACAAATGGTAGACTATGGTCACCGACGCCAATGTTCACTTTTTCGATAGAAACGTTCTTATCTGATTTTTTCAAAGCGGTTAGATGACGAATTGTCGTAGGGTTCGATTCTTCCTGTTCTGTAAGTTTCTCTCGGTAACTATCATAATTGCCAGTTTGGGCAACATCACCGATTGATTTCCAAATACGTGGGAACATGTGAAACAGCTTACCTGGTCTTGCTTTCTCATTCTTAAAATCTTCCGCACGTTCAAGTGCATCTTTTTTAAGATTTTCAAAGTTATAAGCTACAGACTCAGAACCTAGGAAGTTTACAACTCGTAGCACATCTGCAACTTCTTCATTCAGGCCGATGGCTGAGAATAATCTACCATAACCACGTAGCTCATGAATTCCGATCGTTGAAATGACCTTTTCTAACCCTTTATTCAACGCCGTAAATAAGTGAACTGAAGGCTGAATTGTTTCTTCAACAACCGTTGCAAAAAGTAAATATGGACTAATAATATTTGCACCAAGACCGTAAGCAACAATGATATCATGCAATGAACGTATCGCTCCTGAACGAAGGAGGATCGAACAATGACGGCGAATCTGCTTACCTACTAATGCTTGGTCGACCGCAGCTAGAATTAAGTGTGGATCAATCCATAGATTCCCATTCTGATGGGCATTCGCATCATCAATAATTAATAGAGATTTACCTTGCTCTACCGCACTCTCAGCCTCTTTTGCAAGGCGAGTAAGTGCATCTTGTAAACTCTCATTCTCTGTATAAGTTGCGGATAAATAATGAGTTAGCTTTTTCTCGGAAAATGCATTCACAACCTGATCATATGATGGTTGACCTAGTTTTGAAGAACAATCATAGCCCTGACTTCCCTCAATTAACAAAGGTGAAGAAAGCTCGATCACAAAGTCATTCTTGTCATCAGAAACAAGGGAAGGGCGCTTTCCGATAATGGAACGTGTTGAAAAATGTTCTGTTTCACGATCACGATCAATGGCAGGATTTGTTACAACAGCTACACTTTCTTTTATAAAATCTGCTATATTTTTTCTACCAGGATCAATAGCTGCAAGTGGGGCATCATGACCTAATGAACGAATAGGCTCTGCACCTTTTTCAGCCATTTGTTCAATCAGTTGGATATGCTCACGGTCCCAGCCAAATGCAGAATATTGACCGTTGTGAACTGTAGATGATTTTGTTACTGTAATTGTTTTTGGAAAAGAAGGTGTGGATAATCTAGTGCGATAATTTGCGACATCTACTCTGTTTTTCACTCTTTTATAAACCTCTTCTTGAAAATCTCCGTAATGGAAAACTTGCATCGTGTCATTAGTATCCCAGCGCATACCAACTTTTTCACCAGGAGAAAGTGGTTTGGGCTCAGCCGTATACTCAGTAGAAGGGATAATGCCTGGCTCAGACGCAAATAGATAAGAAGCTTCCGTTTCAAGCATCCATACAGGTCTTAGACCAAGAGCATCCACACTAAAGACGGCCTCTTCACCAAATCGTGAAATAATTCCTGCAGGTCCTTGTGCAAAATGACCCCAAGCTTCACGAGCATAAGTATATAAATCTTGTAAATGCTCAGGATAGGCCTTCATTTCATTGATAATTGGAGGGAACATAAAGTCAACAGCCTCAAATAAGCTATAGCCATCACGTGAAATAAGGGTATCGATTGTTCGGTTCAAATCCTGTGAGTCACTTCCGCCATCTGTAAGCGGAACATGAATCATCCTAGCCTCATCGCGAAGCTTTGCAATGGTATTAATTTCACCATTATGACCTAGCAAGCTGAAGGGCTGAACTCGGAAAAAATTAGATAATGTATTCGTTGAATAACGGTTATGTCCTAGAGTCATCGTTGAAGCCACTAGTGGGTTGGCCAAATCATGATAATACTTAGGTAAAATATCACCAGCACCTAACACCTTATAAACGGCATGATAATTACTAAGTGAAGCAACATGTACATTTCCACAGTCTTCGATATCAATAGAAACATTAAATAGGCATTTTGATAGATTCTCAAGAGATTGTGCTAATAAGGCAACCTGCCAAAAAAGAGGTTCCTGCTGTGAGGCGATTGGACCAAGAGCGCTTGAAGATATCGCTTCATCTGTTTCAAAAATAAGATCTAATCCATTTTCGTGGAAAAGTTGACGAATGGAGCTTTTCTTTTCTTCAAGGTCAATATGTTGATTGATAAAAAAGTGACCAACGACAAAGCTTTTTTTATCAACAACACTAGGATCAACTCCAGCTTTACCTAGCTTTTCTGTCCAAAGCGCTTTGGGAATGTCGATGTGGATACCTACTCCGTCTCCTTCACCATTGATAAATCCTGCACGGTGATTCATTGTCACGAGGGCATTAATACATGTATCAATATTCAATTTTGTGGGGATTCTTCTTTTTTCAATAGCGGATACGATTCCACAGGCATCATGCTCCTGATGGTGGAAATCTCTGAACGTACTCGGACTCCAATTTTTTTTCATATATCCGGCGGCTTTTTGAGGAGGGTATTATTAATAATGGATTTAAAAAGAATTGGTTTTATTCAAGTAATGAATTCTTTACATTCCCCCTACTTACAGCCTTCACCTCCTGTAAGTTTTTGTTTGCATAAGCTTATTGTAAGACTATGTTAATAATAGTGATTACACGGTGTAAAAAAGAACAAATAAAATAAATTTTCAGAAAAGTATACTTTATCTTAACATAGGGAAAAATTGAAATCAATTATGTATTCATCCAATTGGATAGAGTATTCATTTTATTCGGACTGCTCAAAACAGTAGGGAGTAAGGTGTAAACGTTTTCAAAGAAAAAATAAAAAAGTTAGGGGAAGTGAAAATCCCCTAACGTTGGAAAAATGTATATTTATTCACCGGACATGATTTTAAAAGAATGTTCAACAGCTTTTAATGTAACATCTAAATCTTCTTCTGAGTGTGCAATTGTTAGGAACCAAGCTTCATATTTTGAAGGTGCTAAGTTAATTCCTTGTTGAAGCATTAGTTTGAAAAATGTAGCAAACATTTCTCCGTTTGTATTTTCTGCTTGTTCATAGTTCACAATTTTCTCATCAGTAAAGTAAATCGTTAGAGCACCTTTTAATCTGTTAATCGTGATAGGAATGTTATAGGTTTTAGCATGTGTTAAAATTCCTTCTTCTAATATAGCTCCAAACTTATCAAGTTGTTCATACACACCTTCTTGTTTTAACACCTCAAGGCAGGCAATACCAGAAAGAATGGAAGCGGGATTTCCAGCCATTGTCCCAGCTTGATACGCAGGACCGAGTGGTGCAACTTGCTCCATAATTTCTTTTTTACCACCATAGGCTCCAATTGGAAGACCTCCACCAATAATTTTACCTAAGCACGTTAAATCAGGTTTAACCCCTAATAGATCCTGCGCACCACCATACATGAAGCGAAAAGCAGTAATGACTTCATCATAAATTACAAGAGCGCCAGCTGAATGGGTTAGTTCATTTACCTGCTCTAAGAAGCCTTCGAATGGTTCAACAATACCGAAATTCCCTACAATAGGCTCAACTAACACGGCAGCAATCTGATCTCCCCACTTATCAAGGGCGTCACGTAAAGGTTCAATCTCATTAAAAGGAACCGTGATAACCTCCTGGGCAATGCTTTTAGGAACACCAGCTGAATCCGGTGTACCTAATGTTGAAGGCCCAGAACCTGCAGCTACCAACACTAAATCAGAATGGCCATGATAACACCCAGCGAATTTAATGATTTTATCTCTTCCTGTATACGCACGTGCAACACGAATCGTCGTCATAACCGCTTCTGTTCCTGAGTTTACAAAGCGGACCTTATCTAATGAAGGCAATGCTTCTTTTAACATCTTTGCGAATTTGATCTCATGAGGGGTTGGTGTACCGTACAGTATTCCATTTTCAGCCGCCTCTTGAATCGCTTTAGTAATATGAGGATGAGCATGTCCAGTAATAATCGGCCCGTATGCTGCTAAATAATCAATATACTTATTGCCATCAACGTCCCAAAAGTATGCCCCTTTTGCTCTTTCCATCACAACTGGAGCCCCACCTCCGACCGCTTTGTAAGAACGAGATGGACTGTTTACACCACCTACGATATGTTCAAGTGCTTCTTTATGTAATTCTTCTGATTTAGAGAAGTTCATATAAATACCTCCATTACTTATTTCAAAACATCCTAGGTTATTTTAGCATGAATTGAGAAGGTTTTCGACAAATGCCACGTACTTGTCGACTTCAGGTTGAGATGATGATTCGACAAATGCCGACATATGCCACGTAATTGTCGAATCATCCTTGATCAGTTCCTTCTATATAATGCGATTCGACATCTGCCACACGTACTTGTCGAATCATCTTTGATTAGTTCCTTCTATATAAAATGTCGAAGGAGATTGTCCATATAAAGGTACTAAGTTAACCAAGCCTTTCGTATACATAAACGAACCCTATTAATAGAGGTGGTAGGTTTGTTTCCCTTATTTATTTTATCTATGGTCATAGCAGGTTTAGTGATGAGCATAAAATCCCTTTTTTCAATGAGTCGGAAGAAAAATCAGTACATCTCCTTTGAAAATATTGTATTACTCTTTTTTATCTATATAACGGTGTTACTTGGATTTGGAGTTATTTATACGTCTTTTATTATGTTAGGAGCACCGATTTTAATCGAAGATGGGACATACATAAGTGGTGACTTTTTCTCGGTACTTCAGGACTCCATGTACTTTAGTGCGATCACTCTTTTTTCGGTTGGATATGGAGATATTACGCCAGTTGGTGTTGGACGTTGGTTGTCAATTATTGAAGCGTTACTAGGGTATATAATGCCCACTGCGTTTGTAGTTCGTTCAGTTGTAAGTTATGAAAGGGACTAACATTTGTATTCCTGCCTAGTTTCCGATAATCTAGAGGCAAAGACTAGTTTGAGGAGGAAATGAAATGTCAGTTGAAGTAGGAAAGGTTGCACCAGATTTTGAATTAGTATCAACTAATGGAGAAATGGTTAAATTATCAGACTATAAAGGAAAGTATGTTGTCCTTTATTTCTATCCAAAGGACATGACACCTGGGTGTACGACTCAAGCCTGTGACTTCCGTGATCACCATAAAAGCTTTTCTGATGTAAATGCGGTTATTCTTGGGGTTAGCCCGGATTCTGCAGAGAAACATCAAAAGTTTACAGAAAAATATGATTTACCATTTCAACTTCTAGTTGATGATGAGCATAAAGTAGCTGAATTATATGATGTCTGGAAACTTAAGAAAAACTTCGGGAAAGAATATATGGGGATTGAGCGTTCTACTTTTCTTATTAATCCTGAAGGCCAAATCGTAAAAGAGTGGCGTAAAGTTAAGGTTAAAGGCCATGTGGAAGAAGCGTTGGAAGAAATAAAAGGAATATAATTAGCCTATTTTTCAAAACACAGGCATACGTCTATACAAAATGACTGCCAGGTGAGTATTGTATGAGTGTAGGGCATACCTCCTCAGATGTTAGCGTGATTGAAGTGCGGGAATTGATTTCCCGCACCCTTTTTTTATGGCAGAGATTCTAGATCTCTTTTTTCTTTATTTTCTTAATCGTTAAGACTTGATAATATAGATAATAGATCAATACAGGGGGTATCATAATGAAAATATATACACGTACTGGTGACAAAGGAACAACTTCATTAATTTATGGAGAGAGAGTATCAAAAAATGATTTAAGAGTTGAGGCATATGGTACTTGTGATGAAGCAAATTCATTTATAGGTTTAGCTCTAACTCATATTCAAAAGGCTACGTACAGTGAAAAAGATGACGTTATACAAATCCTACGTAAAATACAAACGACACTATTCCATGTTGGAGCAGAGTTGGCAACACCAACAGGTAAGGAAGTAAAGTGGAAATTAACTGAAGAAGACATTAAAGAATTAGAGGCTGTTATTGATACATGGGATCAGCAATTACCACAATTGACTAACTTCATTTTACCAGGAGGCGGCGAAGCGGGTGCTGTTCTACATATTGCAAGAACGATAGTAAGGAGAGCTGAAAGAAGGTCTGTTGCTATTGGGGATGAAGTGAATCCGTTAGTTTCTTCTTATTTAAATCGCCTTTCTGACTTTTTATTTGTTGCAGCAAGGTTTATAAACTTTAAAGAAGGAAAAGGAGAGCCAACACTTCACCAATAAAAATAAGAAAGTGATTCTCAAAGTGATTAAAATCCTTCAATAATCATATAGTAAACGTAGAAATATTGACAAAAGTAGGAATCACAAGGTACACTAATTATAAATATTATAAAGTAAGAATATCTTTATTTAGAAAAGAGGTGCATGGCGATGTCTAATAATCAACTAAAAGAAGCGCTTGAAACGTTAAAGGAGACAGGGGTCAGAATCACTCCTCAACGTCATGCGATACTTGAATATTTAATAAATGCCATGTCTCATCCGAGCGCAGATGATATATATAAAGCACTCGAAGGGAAATTCCCGAATATGAGTGTTGCTACCGTTTATAATAATCTAAGAGTATTTCGTGAAGTTGGTCTTGTAAGAGAGTTAACGTACGGAGATGCTTCTAGTCGTTTTGACTATATTACAACTGATCATTATCATGTGATTTGTGATAACTGTGGCAAAATTGTCGATTTCCATTATCCAGGCTTAGATGAGGTAGAAGCGTTAGCTTCTCATGTTACTGGGTTTAAAGTGAATAGACACCGAATGGAAGTTTACGGAGAATGCCCGGATTGCCAGAAGAAAAATGCACATTAAAAAAGCCGATAGCGAGTAGCTATCAGCTTTT
This window contains:
- a CDS encoding two pore domain potassium channel family protein — protein: MSIKSLFSMSRKKNQYISFENIVLLFFIYITVLLGFGVIYTSFIMLGAPILIEDGTYISGDFFSVLQDSMYFSAITLFSVGYGDITPVGVGRWLSIIEALLGYIMPTAFVVRSVVSYERD
- the perR gene encoding peroxide-responsive transcriptional repressor PerR: MSNNQLKEALETLKETGVRITPQRHAILEYLINAMSHPSADDIYKALEGKFPNMSVATVYNNLRVFREVGLVRELTYGDASSRFDYITTDHYHVICDNCGKIVDFHYPGLDEVEALASHVTGFKVNRHRMEVYGECPDCQKKNAH
- a CDS encoding glutamate synthase; this translates as MKKNWSPSTFRDFHHQEHDACGIVSAIEKRRIPTKLNIDTCINALVTMNHRAGFINGEGDGVGIHIDIPKALWTEKLGKAGVDPSVVDKKSFVVGHFFINQHIDLEEKKSSIRQLFHENGLDLIFETDEAISSSALGPIASQQEPLFWQVALLAQSLENLSKCLFNVSIDIEDCGNVHVASLSNYHAVYKVLGAGDILPKYYHDLANPLVASTMTLGHNRYSTNTLSNFFRVQPFSLLGHNGEINTIAKLRDEARMIHVPLTDGGSDSQDLNRTIDTLISRDGYSLFEAVDFMFPPIINEMKAYPEHLQDLYTYAREAWGHFAQGPAGIISRFGEEAVFSVDALGLRPVWMLETEASYLFASEPGIIPSTEYTAEPKPLSPGEKVGMRWDTNDTMQVFHYGDFQEEVYKRVKNRVDVANYRTRLSTPSFPKTITVTKSSTVHNGQYSAFGWDREHIQLIEQMAEKGAEPIRSLGHDAPLAAIDPGRKNIADFIKESVAVVTNPAIDRDRETEHFSTRSIIGKRPSLVSDDKNDFVIELSSPLLIEGSQGYDCSSKLGQPSYDQVVNAFSEKKLTHYLSATYTENESLQDALTRLAKEAESAVEQGKSLLIIDDANAHQNGNLWIDPHLILAAVDQALVGKQIRRHCSILLRSGAIRSLHDIIVAYGLGANIISPYLLFATVVEETIQPSVHLFTALNKGLEKVISTIGIHELRGYGRLFSAIGLNEEVADVLRVVNFLGSESVAYNFENLKKDALERAEDFKNEKARPGKLFHMFPRIWKSIGDVAQTGNYDSYREKLTEQEESNPTTIRHLTALKKSDKNVSIEKVNIGVGDHSLPFVISSMSFGSQNEIAFRAYAEGAERLNMISLNGEGGEIKDMLGKYPRTRGQQVASGRFGVNAELLNSSNLLEIKIGQGAKPGEGGHLPGSKVTAKIAEARNATIGSDLISPSNNHDIYSIEDLAQMIAELKTANDQARVSVKVPVVPNIGTIAVGIAKAGADVITLSGFDGGTGAARIHALQHVGLPVEIGVKAAHNALLEAGLRQNVELWADGGIKSALDVMKVMLLGANRVGFGTLSMIAIGCTTCRGCHLDTCHVGIATQIESEAQAKEHGLRRFVPRQLDNAVQGLVNLFGAFGNELKALTASLGVDNLQSIVGRSDLLEQVRGLDSMDLTELLKPLEIEQLPYKEVAASAEEKQLLVAVGAEYLDNNIEELHSSREFATVTSEQRVLGSRVSCHRVRGRLDGSYRNLPDITLNYTEGSIPGNGLGAYNSSGINIHVQGGAQDGIGKTAFGGNILIFKSKGKDGQFYNGSVGKGFGYGAQSGTLLVQGNADARAGIRLSGADMIIGGQVTKPIDENEHGNIGVHANIKGFAFEYMTNGRGLVLGDPGPWICAGMTGGVVYLRHQPEMGLTKAAIERRIAKGAKVSIATLSEKGKKDVAELLTKYIDGLVLNRQIEEAEKLRKLLDNPVEHFFQINPTKEQADPAVSTE
- the bcp gene encoding thioredoxin-dependent thiol peroxidase, with translation MSVEVGKVAPDFELVSTNGEMVKLSDYKGKYVVLYFYPKDMTPGCTTQACDFRDHHKSFSDVNAVILGVSPDSAEKHQKFTEKYDLPFQLLVDDEHKVAELYDVWKLKKNFGKEYMGIERSTFLINPEGQIVKEWRKVKVKGHVEEALEEIKGI
- a CDS encoding aromatic acid exporter family protein, coding for MKLGARIFKTGIAITLALVLADLLNLSAPVFAGIAAIFAIQPSIYRSVISVIEQFQANVIGAALAIFSVLLFGNDPFIIGLTSILVIAITIKLKIETTIPVAVVTVIAIMQNPGEEFLSFAALRFSTIMLGILSAFVVNLFFMPPKHEKKLYYKIVDQTEEILKWIRMNTRNASEFGVLKSDIDKIKDGMQKVEQFYVLYKEERNYLKKNKYVKARKLVIYRQMIKTTNKALHTLKKLHRLENELKSMPDDLQQLIIEELNDLLYFHEQVLLKYIRKTKPHPEDLHGELEFNKKSVIERFVQYNKLDDERAQKDWYHLFPLISTIVEYSDEMEHLDTLIDRYQAHHNADDDFGKNA
- a CDS encoding cob(I)yrinic acid a,c-diamide adenosyltransferase, which translates into the protein MKIYTRTGDKGTTSLIYGERVSKNDLRVEAYGTCDEANSFIGLALTHIQKATYSEKDDVIQILRKIQTTLFHVGAELATPTGKEVKWKLTEEDIKELEAVIDTWDQQLPQLTNFILPGGGEAGAVLHIARTIVRRAERRSVAIGDEVNPLVSSYLNRLSDFLFVAARFINFKEGKGEPTLHQ
- a CDS encoding glutamate-1-semialdehyde 2,1-aminomutase; translated protein: MNFSKSEELHKEALEHIVGGVNSPSRSYKAVGGGAPVVMERAKGAYFWDVDGNKYIDYLAAYGPIITGHAHPHITKAIQEAAENGILYGTPTPHEIKFAKMLKEALPSLDKVRFVNSGTEAVMTTIRVARAYTGRDKIIKFAGCYHGHSDLVLVAAGSGPSTLGTPDSAGVPKSIAQEVITVPFNEIEPLRDALDKWGDQIAAVLVEPIVGNFGIVEPFEGFLEQVNELTHSAGALVIYDEVITAFRFMYGGAQDLLGVKPDLTCLGKIIGGGLPIGAYGGKKEIMEQVAPLGPAYQAGTMAGNPASILSGIACLEVLKQEGVYEQLDKFGAILEEGILTHAKTYNIPITINRLKGALTIYFTDEKIVNYEQAENTNGEMFATFFKLMLQQGINLAPSKYEAWFLTIAHSEEDLDVTLKAVEHSFKIMSGE